ggttgttgttgttgtgaattgAGCAAGTTAAGATAAGTATAAACTGACATACCTGCAAGGGCTGCTGTCGCCCCACAGATACTAGTAATGCCAGGATTTGAACCGAATATGAGAAAGCCTCCTAGAAGGATCACACACGTTTTGAACTGCCCGAGAACAACATGAGTGGTTGCTGAGGTTGCCCTGTAAATAAACACAAAGATTGATTTTCCGCTTCAAAACCATGTGTGATTTTAAAAGAAAAgtttatttgcttccttgatgaTACAAGTTAGCAAAAGAGTAGATATAATGTAGATGACTTACCCCAGTGCTAAAGCACCTGACCACTGAAGTAAAAAGCCGAGGACAGCTGATACCAAAATGGCAGATGTGTTATTGCGGTTCCAATCGAAGGAGAGGATACCAGGTGGATCTAGCCAAGGCATTAAGGTCACCAAGAAGAGCAAAGTAATTGGCGTAGTTTTCCACATTAACCTACATGTCATATGGATGTCATATAAAAATATACAAGAGAACAAAGTTATTAGCATAGGTTTCATATGAGATGCCATATAAAAATACACGCGCTCAGAGAAAAGAGACATACGCCAATGCAGTCCAGTTCTCCTGCTGTTGTAGGTTGGACCACAGGATTTTATTGACGGCACTGGGTACTATCCATGCCAATGCTATACAAGCACCAAAGAAATGGAATTGTAGATCGGTAACAGTAGCCACAGCCACACCAATAGACACCACAGCAAGTGCTAATACCTGCATATATGTAGTGATAAAGTTTCAGATTGGAACATTAAAAACCTTTTTACAATGACAAAAATAAAGGGGGTTCCCATTGGACCCTTGTGGAACCAAATGGGAGCTGATTTCACTGGCCCAGTTCCAGATATTTAAGACGTGAAATGGACATATTATATTCAGTTCAGGTAACAACTAAATGAATATTGGCTCCCATAGAAAAGGTAACCAAGACAGTAAACACAGAATACATTGTACTTGACAAAAAGTGTCGTGTGCtgcaaacatagacattaatctGGCTTTTGGAGagctaataatcttcttcttctttttttctttttttttggtcaaaTTATTTTTGAACACCAAGAACCCTTTTATGACTTTCAGTCTTTCTATATGAAATGTCTAGTTGTACTTTGCCTATCAACTTTATTAAGATTGTCATTGCGTAGAGTAAATACCTTTTGGCAAGAAACTCTCTTTCTAAAGAAAACAAATTCTGCGAGTACGATTGTTGGAGTTACAGCTATCTTAGCCATCTGATAAAAACCCACACTGAAAACATAGGCATTAGGATTGTGTAGCTTGAAACATTAATACCAAGTCGGGTGAAAAAAAGAGAACATCTCACCTATTGTACTTCAAGCTCACATTAGCAAGCCCATTGGAGAGAGACATGACAATGCCGAGCGAAAGTAAAGAAGTGAAGGGAGTTGTCTTTGAAGGAGGTGATACAGGGAGAAGCGAGAGGGTTTTAAGTATTGCCATCAAGAACCAGCTCAATAAGTAATGGATAAAAGTGAGGAAGATGGGATAATTGAATCCAACTTTTCCAAGCAcctaaacaacaaaataaaaggCTTATAAGTTGATCAAATACCTAAACAAAGaatattataaaaaataaataaaaaggtgTAAAGGGACTAACCAATTTATTAACTAGGATAATACCGACTGAAACCAAGAAATTGAAGGTAAGTGCAACAGTTGGACCACATATTCTTTGCTGTTGACGCTTTGCACCATCAGATGTACGTAGCTCGTTAAAAAGAGAAGCTCGCAAGTCTTCAAGTGCTCTTCCTATAGCAAAGAACAAATATATCGGGTCAGAAATAGGAAAAGCAGAAGAAGGATCTAAGATCAATACTCGGCTTTCATGTTCTCAGAGTTTTGAAATCTTTTCTTGTAACCGACATGCTCATACTGAATTGGAGATGTAAGAATTAGGTAGTATTAAGACAATTAAGTAATAACAGAAGAGCCACTTATATCAGACTTGCAACACCTGAAGTCTAAGCAACAGAGCTCCTTGCATGTAGTTTGCATTGAAAAGTCCTATATTTTGTTATGTCTTGCTATCCGAGAATCAAATGTTTGGAGATATCCGGAAACAATAAACAAACGGACAAAAGGAAAACAAAGTTTTAGATAGAAAACTTAATCTAAAGAATCAGGTCACATGAACTTTTCTGCTCAATTAACAGAATTTAGTTCGTAATAATCCGACTTTATCAGCATACAGAAAAGGTTATCTAGACAATCAAATTCTTTCAAGGTGATATATGTTAAACACAACTCCAATGATAGTTACTCTTGTCAACGGTAAAGACTCATTATAGCAACAATACCACAGCTGGACAGAATTTACACTACAAAAAATCATGTTATTTTCCTTCTTAGTAACCGGAGAATACCCCGGGTTAATACAAATCATTGTAGCAATGTAGCAAGACTGCCTTATGTAAGAGGACAATGCAGCCATTTAACAAGTTCAAGGTACCCCTCCATCTATTAACTCTCCAAGACATCCAAACATGGAAATGCTTGTAGTAATAATCTATAGAACAAATTAGGCAAATTCACTTTCCAAATAGGTTTGCTGAACCACAGTTCGAACATATCAATAACAGGACAAGAAACAACGATTATCTATTCACCGAAACCAAGATTTcaaacaacatcataatcattttcattttGCAGGGAATTTAAATAGATTAGAAGTGAACATATTACCCTAATTTTTGGTAAATATTGATTATGTCTCTAATCTGAACTATAAAAGTAAGTTCTGGAATACTAAACGCTTACTTTAATTTGAGCCCTCCAATCAGAGAAGGCtgaaataaaaccctaaaattaaaactaTCCAACATTACTTAGA
This DNA window, taken from Papaver somniferum cultivar HN1 chromosome 3, ASM357369v1, whole genome shotgun sequence, encodes the following:
- the LOC113358623 gene encoding nucleotide-sugar uncharacterized transporter 2-like yields the protein MLCSRKMFNFLIRKDVRKILKRKDSDAGERGRALEDLRASLFNELRTSDGAKRQQQRICGPTVALTFNFLVSVGIILVNKLVLGKVGFNYPIFLTFIHYLLSWFLMAILKTLSLLPVSPPSKTTPFTSLLSLGIVMSLSNGLANVSLKYNSVGFYQMAKIAVTPTIVLAEFVFFRKRVSCQKVLALAVVSIGVAVATVTDLQFHFFGACIALAWIVPSAVNKILWSNLQQQENWTALALMWKTTPITLLFLVTLMPWLDPPGILSFDWNRNNTSAILVSAVLGFLLQWSGALALGATSATTHVVLGQFKTCVILLGGFLIFGSNPGITSICGATAALAGMSVYTYLNLLNSQQQQPTKTSPRQASFSLSKSKLSKENSEPHDGKCNGEYV